The region CCGGGGCCGTACGAGGCAGCCTTGGTGGGCACAACTGTGGCTGATCCCACCCAACCACTGGAAATAATCCGCACCATTCACTCCTTCGACCCTTGCTTGGCCTGCGCTATCCACGTCATGGATGTAGAAGGTAATTGCTTAGCCGAGTACCGGGTGGACCCACAAACCGGCCAGACCTCGTAGCCGAAAGGAGTTGAGGCAATGGCGACCAAAGCTGCAAAAAACATTAAAAAATTACTTTATACCGACGAATTTGATCGTCAGTATCGCTTTTCGGCGGAGATACGCTGGTCCCACTGGGGACGAGCGGTTGTAATATTCGTTTTAATTTTCACCGGCTTTTATCTGGCTGATCCATTTATCACTCCGTCACCGGTTGATGAACCTGTGAAGTTTCAGTACGCTTTGTTTCGTTTCTGGCACATGGTTGCAGGTTTTTTACTGATGGCCATCACCACATTCAGGGTTTACCTGTACTTTTTTGACGCCCGCTCCCGGGAATTTGAGTGGGCATCCATGGAGGATACAACCCATATTACGTCTTGGATACGTCAGATCAAAAGCTATCTATACCTGGATCAGTTCCCTAAAAAAGGTCTGTATGGCCCCTTGCAGAATGCTTCTTATATTGGCCTGATGTTAATTATAGTTGGTGAAGTCGTAACTGGGGCTATACTTTATTCCCACGTTTATCACAACGGAATGGGTGCTTTTTTCGGTGTTATATTCGGTCCGATAGAAGCATGGATGGGTGGCTTGGCCAATGTACGTAATGTCCACTATATTTTGATGTGGTGTATTATTATATTTATCCCCATTCATATATATATGGTTTTTTGGTATGCCAATCGCTACCCTGGAAGTGTTGAGGTTATATTCAGTGGAAACACTTTCCGCCCCCACCGTCATGATGACGAGGAAAATAATTAACCTGACTTTGCAACGTGAATCGCTATTTCAAGCACACACGACGGTATCATTTACCAAAATCCTGTCACGGGTGGAGCCAGCTCCACCCGTTTTTTACGGAGCAAAATAGCTATGCAAATACTCATACTGGGAATTGGCAATATTCTTCTTGGCGATGAAGGTATCGGCGTACAGTGCGCCTTGTGCCTGGAAAAGAATCTTAGCTTTCATGGAGAGCACCAAGTAGATATTGTTGACGGTGGCACCCTTGCTCATCAGCTGATTCCCACCATGGCACGCTACGATCAAATTATTATTCTCGATGCTATCAAAGCGGAAAGTGGTAACCCAGGTGAAGTTTACTTTTTCAACTTAGACCAGGTCCCTCCTCAGGTACGTTGGAAAAACACAGTACACGAGGTGGAAATGCTTCAGTCACTTTCTATGATGGAGTTGGTTGGAGATCGGCCGACTACATGGATTCTTGGCATAACTCCTGGAGAAATTGAGGATCTGAGCCTCAACCTCTCGCCTGCTGTAGCTGCAACCTATGTGACCGTAGAAAAAACTATCGTAAAACACCTGGAAGGTCAGGGAGTAGTAGTGAAGAAAGTTTGCCAATGGGCACTTGAAGACTTGCAAACCCTGCTGGCTGAACGATGGGGAAAGTAAATTGTTAGGAATGCCTGTGAATATAAATGTCTGTTTTGAATTTACGCACTTGAGTCACCATCAAATATTGGAGACTTTACTCGATCGCATATCATATGATTCAGGTCTTCGTTATCACCTGCAGCGTCGAGGGAATTTGGTAGAGCTTATAGTCGCGGGAGTTGAGGATAAGGTT is a window of Desulfurispira natronophila DNA encoding:
- the cybH gene encoding Ni/Fe-hydrogenase, b-type cytochrome subunit, yielding MATKAAKNIKKLLYTDEFDRQYRFSAEIRWSHWGRAVVIFVLIFTGFYLADPFITPSPVDEPVKFQYALFRFWHMVAGFLLMAITTFRVYLYFFDARSREFEWASMEDTTHITSWIRQIKSYLYLDQFPKKGLYGPLQNASYIGLMLIIVGEVVTGAILYSHVYHNGMGAFFGVIFGPIEAWMGGLANVRNVHYILMWCIIIFIPIHIYMVFWYANRYPGSVEVIFSGNTFRPHRHDDEENN
- a CDS encoding HyaD/HybD family hydrogenase maturation endopeptidase, whose translation is MQILILGIGNILLGDEGIGVQCALCLEKNLSFHGEHQVDIVDGGTLAHQLIPTMARYDQIIILDAIKAESGNPGEVYFFNLDQVPPQVRWKNTVHEVEMLQSLSMMELVGDRPTTWILGITPGEIEDLSLNLSPAVAATYVTVEKTIVKHLEGQGVVVKKVCQWALEDLQTLLAERWGK